One Mesorhizobium loti genomic window carries:
- a CDS encoding UDP-glucose 4-epimerase — protein MTVLVTGGAGYIGSHMVWELLDAGESVVVLDRLSTGFEWAVAPEAKLVVGDVADKELVGSIIRDNHVDAIIHFAGSIVVPESVADPLAYYENNTSKTRTLIETAVREGVPHFIFSSTAAVYGGAGLEPVREDARLAPESPYGLSKLMSEWMLRDAGLAHDIRYTALRYFNVAGADPKGRTGQSTPGATHLIKVACETALGKRPFMQVFGTDYPTPDGTCMRDYIHVSDLAAAHRLALQRLRAGGQSLVANCGYSHGYSVLEVIDSVRRAFGRDFEVKMGDRRPGDAAAVVANSDLARAELGWTPQRDDLDQIVADALAWERILTSKNSARG, from the coding sequence ATGACGGTTTTGGTGACAGGCGGTGCCGGCTATATCGGCAGCCACATGGTCTGGGAATTGCTGGATGCCGGCGAAAGCGTGGTCGTGCTCGACCGGCTTTCCACCGGCTTCGAATGGGCGGTGGCGCCGGAGGCAAAGCTGGTGGTCGGCGATGTCGCCGACAAGGAATTGGTCGGTTCGATCATCAGGGACAACCATGTCGATGCGATCATCCATTTCGCCGGTTCGATCGTGGTGCCGGAATCGGTCGCCGACCCGCTCGCCTATTACGAAAACAACACCTCGAAGACGCGCACGCTGATCGAAACCGCGGTGCGCGAGGGCGTGCCGCATTTCATCTTTTCCTCGACCGCCGCCGTCTATGGCGGCGCCGGGCTGGAGCCGGTGCGCGAGGATGCCCGCCTGGCACCGGAATCGCCCTATGGCCTGTCCAAGCTGATGAGCGAGTGGATGTTGCGCGATGCCGGCCTCGCGCACGATATCCGCTACACTGCGTTGCGCTATTTCAACGTCGCCGGCGCCGACCCCAAGGGCCGCACCGGCCAGTCGACCCCGGGCGCCACCCATCTGATCAAGGTCGCCTGCGAGACCGCGCTCGGCAAGCGCCCGTTCATGCAGGTGTTCGGCACCGACTACCCGACGCCGGACGGCACCTGCATGCGCGACTACATCCATGTCAGCGATCTGGCGGCGGCGCATCGCCTGGCCCTGCAGCGGCTGCGCGCCGGGGGACAAAGCCTCGTCGCCAATTGCGGCTACAGCCATGGCTATTCGGTGCTCGAGGTGATCGACAGCGTTCGGCGCGCCTTCGGCCGCGATTTCGAGGTCAAGATGGGCGACCGGCGCCCCGGCGACGCCGCTGCCGTGGTCGCCAATTCGGACCTTGCCCGGGCGGAACTTGGCTGGACGCCGCAACGCGACGACCTCGACCAGATCGTTGCTGATGCGCTTGCCTGGGAACGCATCCTGACCAGCAAGAACTCCGCGCGCGGCTGA
- a CDS encoding D-amino acid dehydrogenase small subunit gives MKIVVLGAGVVGTAAAYYLAADGHEVTVIERHPAPARGTSQSNAGLVSPGDATAWASPAALKTFLRALWNHDLGIKVRLRFDPYFLAWSLRFLRQCTVARLRTNSEVKLRLALYSRECINAISADTGIHYDERKKGILYFFRSQHSLDTGTDNYRYLAEHGLPIEIVGRDRLVELEPGLAGVKEKIAGGVYSPIDQTGDSRMFVDNLAAYISEKLGVKFLFDTTVEGLDIDGDRVRAVMTSAGPIAGDAVVISMGPESGLLGRRYGIDLPVYPVKGYTATIPLEDESKGPTMGGADEDQLMAYSRLGNRLRLASTAEFTGFDRTHKPSDFATMFRTAKDLFPGAFDEKKAVLWAGLRPMMPNSVPVIGQARYKNLYLDTGHGHVGWTMACGSGKFLADLVAGRKPEIDPQGLVYRG, from the coding sequence ATGAAGATAGTGGTGCTCGGGGCCGGCGTTGTCGGTACGGCGGCCGCCTATTACCTGGCGGCCGACGGTCACGAGGTCACCGTGATCGAGCGGCATCCTGCGCCGGCGCGCGGCACCAGCCAGTCCAATGCAGGCCTGGTTTCTCCGGGCGATGCCACCGCCTGGGCCTCTCCAGCGGCGCTGAAGACGTTCCTGCGCGCGCTCTGGAACCATGATCTCGGCATCAAGGTGCGGCTGCGCTTCGATCCCTATTTCCTCGCCTGGAGCCTGCGTTTCCTGCGCCAGTGCACGGTGGCCCGGCTGCGCACCAACAGTGAGGTCAAATTGCGCCTGGCGCTCTATTCGCGCGAGTGCATCAACGCCATCTCCGCCGACACTGGCATCCACTATGACGAGCGCAAGAAAGGCATTCTCTATTTCTTCCGCTCGCAGCACAGCCTCGACACCGGCACCGACAATTACCGCTATCTGGCCGAGCATGGCCTGCCGATCGAGATTGTTGGCCGCGACCGGCTGGTCGAGCTGGAACCAGGCCTTGCCGGGGTTAAGGAGAAGATCGCCGGCGGCGTCTATTCGCCGATCGACCAGACCGGCGATTCCAGAATGTTCGTCGACAATCTCGCCGCCTATATCAGCGAAAAGCTTGGCGTCAAATTCCTGTTCGACACCACGGTCGAGGGCCTCGATATCGACGGCGACCGCGTGCGTGCGGTGATGACCTCGGCTGGTCCGATTGCAGGCGACGCCGTGGTCATTTCGATGGGGCCGGAAAGCGGCCTGCTTGGCCGCCGTTACGGCATCGACCTGCCGGTCTATCCGGTGAAGGGCTATACCGCGACGATTCCGCTGGAAGACGAGAGCAAGGGGCCAACCATGGGCGGCGCCGACGAGGACCAGTTGATGGCCTATTCCAGGCTGGGTAACCGATTGCGGCTGGCGTCGACCGCCGAATTCACCGGCTTCGACCGAACCCACAAGCCCAGCGACTTCGCCACCATGTTCAGGACCGCCAAGGATCTGTTCCCCGGCGCCTTCGACGAGAAGAAAGCTGTACTGTGGGCAGGCCTACGGCCAATGATGCCGAACTCGGTGCCGGTCATCGGCCAGGCGCGCTACAAAAACCTTTATCTCGACACCGGCCACGGCCATGTCGGCTGGACCATGGCCTGCGGCTCGGGGAAATTTCTGGCCGACCTCGTTGCCGGCCGCAAGCCCGAGATCGACCCGCAGGGATTGGTCTACAGGGGATAA
- a CDS encoding alanine racemase domain-containing protein has protein sequence MSGPQVAIDLGRIERNARTIVGRCALSGIKVFGVTKGVCGMPQVARAMLRGGVVGIAESRFENIRRLRDSGINAPIMLLRSPPMARIEEVVRTVDISLQSELATIREISRIAERMGRVHDIMLMIDLGDLREGIWPSDLIPTVERILEFKGVRIAGIGTNLGCFGAIMPTPENLGQLVAHAYKTERLSGKSLDWISGGASSSLTLLLEGKLPAGINNLRVGEAILQGGVETFRDVPWPELEPDACRLTSDIIEVKLKPSRPIGESGYDAFGNQPVFPDEGDRLRAIANIGREDVLVEGLTPIAKGIRVLGASSDHLLLDVQDAEPRPTVGDRVAFRMSYGAMLLAMTSEYVEKAPMHDVADFSGRKMVSISAEQEAGGILAREGTGARLEAMNFDVVELADVERPPSGLIRLSAGADRRIAHKALAATARATHSFGLIWIDSIAALMPEDEEGIDLPEASVLARALGLDHKAGSLQPQLSPENVVIVGLRHADPAEARVLKDSRVSAFTMTDIDAMGMRDLMHEAIRIATSGTQGFHVSYSPTATEFAGWAAGSGGLTVRETHQAMEAIALSGGLLSMDVSGLVADLEPRIGTDTVNFVMSAFGKRIL, from the coding sequence ATGTCGGGACCGCAAGTCGCCATCGACCTTGGCCGCATCGAGCGTAACGCCCGCACCATCGTCGGCCGCTGCGCCCTGTCTGGCATCAAGGTGTTCGGCGTCACCAAGGGTGTGTGCGGCATGCCGCAAGTGGCGCGCGCCATGCTGCGCGGCGGCGTTGTTGGCATTGCCGAATCGCGGTTCGAAAACATCCGCCGGCTGCGCGACAGCGGCATCAATGCGCCGATCATGCTGCTGCGCAGCCCGCCCATGGCACGCATCGAGGAGGTGGTGCGCACCGTCGACATTAGCCTGCAATCGGAACTCGCCACCATCCGCGAGATCTCGCGCATCGCCGAGCGCATGGGCCGCGTGCACGACATCATGCTGATGATCGATCTCGGCGATCTCCGCGAAGGCATCTGGCCGAGCGACCTGATCCCCACTGTCGAGCGGATCCTTGAGTTCAAGGGCGTGCGCATCGCCGGCATCGGCACCAATCTCGGCTGCTTCGGCGCCATCATGCCGACGCCGGAGAATCTCGGCCAGCTCGTCGCCCATGCCTACAAGACCGAGCGCCTGTCCGGCAAAAGCCTCGACTGGATTTCCGGCGGCGCCTCGTCATCGCTCACGCTGCTGCTCGAAGGCAAGCTCCCGGCCGGCATCAACAATCTCAGGGTCGGCGAGGCGATCCTGCAAGGCGGCGTCGAGACCTTCCGCGATGTGCCATGGCCGGAACTTGAGCCGGATGCCTGCCGCCTGACCAGCGACATCATCGAGGTCAAGCTCAAGCCGTCGCGGCCGATCGGCGAGTCCGGCTACGATGCTTTCGGCAACCAGCCGGTCTTCCCCGACGAGGGCGACAGGCTGCGCGCCATCGCCAATATCGGCCGCGAGGACGTGCTGGTCGAAGGGCTGACGCCGATCGCCAAGGGGATTCGCGTGCTCGGCGCCTCCAGCGACCATCTGCTGCTCGACGTGCAGGACGCCGAACCGCGGCCCACTGTCGGCGACCGCGTCGCCTTCCGCATGAGCTATGGTGCCATGCTGCTGGCGATGACGTCGGAGTATGTCGAGAAGGCGCCGATGCATGACGTCGCCGACTTTTCAGGCCGCAAGATGGTGTCGATCTCGGCCGAACAGGAGGCCGGCGGCATCCTCGCCCGCGAGGGAACCGGCGCGCGGCTGGAAGCGATGAATTTCGACGTCGTGGAACTCGCCGATGTCGAGCGGCCGCCCTCCGGCTTGATCCGGCTGAGTGCTGGCGCTGATCGCCGCATCGCCCACAAGGCGCTGGCGGCGACGGCGCGCGCGACGCATTCCTTCGGCCTGATCTGGATCGATTCCATCGCCGCTCTGATGCCCGAGGACGAAGAGGGCATTGATCTGCCGGAGGCCTCGGTGCTGGCGCGCGCGCTCGGCCTTGACCACAAGGCCGGCTCGCTGCAGCCGCAGCTGTCGCCCGAAAATGTCGTCATCGTCGGCCTGCGCCATGCCGATCCGGCCGAAGCGCGGGTGTTGAAGGATTCGCGCGTTTCGGCCTTCACCATGACCGATATCGACGCCATGGGCATGCGCGACCTGATGCATGAGGCGATCCGCATAGCCACATCGGGCACGCAAGGTTTTCATGTCAGCTATTCGCCGACGGCCACCGAATTCGCCGGCTGGGCGGCCGGCTCCGGCGGGCTGACGGTGCGCGAGACGCATCAGGCGATGGAGGCGATCGCGCTCTCCGGTGGCTTGCTGTCCATGGATGTTTCTGGCCTGGTCGCGGATCTGGAGCCTCGGATCGGCACCGACACGGTCAACTTTGTCATGTCTGCCTTCGGCAAGCGGATCCTGTGA
- a CDS encoding carbohydrate kinase, FGGY — MSALRHIAVIDIGKTNAKVALVDLVTLSEVALRRMANAPLRRAPYPHHDVEALWTFILDSLASLNGEQRIDAISITTHGATGALVDASGELVLPVLDYEFDGPDRLTAEYDAIRPPFTETGTPRLPLGLNLGAQVFWQQKCFPAEFARATAMLMYPQYWALRLTGVAANEITSLGCHTDLWNPWWYDYSSLVDAMGWDRLMVPMRPANDCLGPILPEIARRTGLDPQTPVLCGLHDSNASLLPHLLSDTPPFSIVSTGTWVVSMAVGGKMVDLDPARDTLVNVNALGDPVPSARFMGGREFSLLTEGQPENWTEDDIGAVRGRKTLLLPSTQQGSGPFPHQTATWLNADGISNGQRFAAISFYLALMTATCLELIGADGPTTVEGPFARNRLFVGMLAAATARSVIASEAATGTSIGAALLASDQVTTHGKGERTEPPTDPAWADYVSAWRTAVEARG, encoded by the coding sequence ATGAGTGCTCTGCGCCACATCGCCGTCATCGACATCGGCAAGACCAACGCCAAGGTGGCGCTGGTCGATCTCGTTACGCTGAGCGAGGTGGCGCTGCGCCGCATGGCCAATGCGCCGCTGCGCCGGGCGCCCTACCCGCATCACGATGTCGAGGCGCTGTGGACGTTCATCCTAGACAGCCTGGCCAGCCTCAACGGCGAACAGCGCATCGACGCCATTTCGATCACCACCCACGGCGCGACGGGCGCGCTGGTCGACGCTTCGGGTGAACTCGTTTTGCCTGTCCTCGACTATGAGTTCGACGGCCCCGACAGGTTGACTGCGGAGTATGACGCGATCCGTCCGCCCTTCACTGAAACCGGCACGCCGCGTCTGCCGCTCGGCCTCAATCTCGGCGCGCAGGTCTTCTGGCAACAGAAGTGCTTTCCGGCGGAGTTCGCCAGGGCCACGGCGATGCTGATGTATCCGCAATATTGGGCGCTGCGCCTGACCGGCGTCGCAGCCAACGAGATAACATCGCTCGGCTGCCACACTGACCTGTGGAACCCTTGGTGGTACGACTATTCGTCACTGGTGGACGCAATGGGATGGGACCGGCTGATGGTGCCGATGCGGCCGGCGAATGACTGTCTCGGGCCGATCTTGCCGGAGATCGCCAGGCGGACGGGGCTTGATCCGCAAACGCCCGTCCTCTGCGGCCTGCACGATTCCAACGCCTCGCTGCTGCCGCATCTTCTCTCCGACACACCGCCCTTCTCGATCGTTTCGACCGGGACCTGGGTGGTGTCGATGGCCGTGGGCGGCAAGATGGTCGACCTCGATCCGGCGCGCGATACGCTGGTCAATGTCAATGCGCTGGGCGACCCCGTCCCCTCGGCCCGTTTCATGGGTGGCCGAGAGTTTTCGCTGCTGACGGAAGGGCAGCCGGAGAACTGGACCGAAGACGATATCGGTGCCGTGCGGGGGCGAAAGACGTTGCTGCTGCCTTCGACCCAGCAAGGGTCAGGGCCGTTCCCACACCAGACCGCAACATGGCTCAATGCCGATGGCATCAGCAACGGCCAGCGCTTCGCCGCCATCTCCTTCTATCTGGCGCTGATGACGGCGACCTGCCTCGAGCTGATCGGCGCCGACGGCCCAACCACCGTCGAAGGACCGTTCGCCCGCAACCGGCTGTTCGTCGGCATGCTGGCAGCAGCAACCGCACGCAGCGTCATCGCATCGGAGGCCGCCACCGGCACCAGCATTGGCGCGGCATTGCTGGCATCGGATCAGGTAACGACGCACGGCAAGGGCGAAAGAACAGAGCCGCCAACCGACCCGGCCTGGGCGGACTATGTCAGCGCCTGGCGCACGGCGGTCGAAGCACGGGGCTGA
- a CDS encoding L-rhamnose 1-epimerase, which yields MPEKYAFKMKLKPGMRAEYKKRHDEIWPALVALLKQAGVSDYSIHLDEETNILFGVLWRRDDHGMADLPRHPVMQRWWAHMADLMETKPDNEPVAVPLETMFHMA from the coding sequence ATGCCGGAGAAATACGCGTTCAAGATGAAGCTCAAGCCCGGCATGAGGGCCGAGTACAAGAAGCGCCACGACGAGATCTGGCCGGCGCTGGTCGCGCTGCTCAAGCAGGCCGGCGTTTCGGATTATTCCATCCATCTCGATGAGGAAACCAACATCCTGTTCGGCGTGCTGTGGCGGCGCGACGACCATGGCATGGCCGACCTGCCCAGGCATCCGGTGATGCAGCGCTGGTGGGCCCATATGGCCGACCTCATGGAGACGAAGCCGGACAACGAGCCGGTGGCAGTGCCCCTGGAAACAATGTTCCATATGGCATGA
- a CDS encoding inner-membrane translocator, whose product MTDIPAPRHIPDRLDKPLSSAIFSWEALLVVVAVAIFAINSFASPYFLDPYSLSDLTYNFTEKGLIAFAMALLIISGEIDLSVAAIIALTSTMMGMAVQAGAGTPVLVAIGIVVGLGCGAFNGLLVTRLGLPSIVVTIGTMSLFRGIAFIILGDQAYKGYPESFAFFGQGYVWWVVSFELVLFLIAAIVYWFLLHRTSFGRRVFAIGNNPVAAQFSGVRVGRIKFILFCLTGLMSGIASVLITSRLGSTRPSIAQGYELEVITMVVLGGVSILGGAGSIVGVVLAAFIMGLVTFGLGLLNVPGIVMSIFIGLLLIIVIALPIVWRRLRGNR is encoded by the coding sequence ATGACCGACATCCCTGCCCCGCGCCATATTCCCGACCGGCTCGACAAGCCGCTCTCTTCAGCGATCTTTTCCTGGGAAGCGCTGCTGGTCGTGGTGGCCGTCGCCATCTTCGCCATCAACAGCTTTGCCTCGCCCTATTTCCTCGACCCCTATTCGCTGTCGGACCTGACCTACAATTTCACCGAGAAGGGCCTGATCGCCTTTGCCATGGCGCTGCTGATCATTTCGGGCGAGATCGACCTCTCGGTCGCCGCCATCATCGCACTCACCTCGACGATGATGGGCATGGCGGTGCAGGCCGGCGCCGGCACGCCGGTGCTGGTGGCGATCGGCATCGTCGTCGGGCTCGGCTGCGGCGCCTTCAACGGGCTCTTGGTGACAAGGCTTGGGCTGCCGTCGATCGTCGTCACCATCGGCACGATGAGCCTGTTTCGCGGTATCGCCTTCATCATCCTCGGCGACCAGGCCTACAAGGGCTATCCGGAAAGCTTTGCCTTCTTCGGCCAGGGTTATGTCTGGTGGGTGGTGTCGTTCGAACTGGTGCTCTTCCTCATCGCAGCAATCGTCTACTGGTTCCTGCTGCACCGGACGAGTTTCGGCCGCCGCGTCTTTGCCATCGGCAACAATCCGGTCGCGGCGCAGTTTTCCGGCGTGCGCGTCGGCCGCATCAAATTCATCCTGTTCTGCCTGACCGGGCTGATGTCGGGCATCGCCTCGGTGCTGATCACGTCGCGGCTCGGTTCGACAAGGCCGTCGATCGCGCAGGGTTATGAGCTCGAAGTCATCACCATGGTGGTGCTCGGCGGCGTCAGCATTCTGGGCGGCGCCGGCAGCATTGTCGGCGTCGTGCTCGCCGCCTTCATCATGGGGCTGGTGACCTTCGGGCTCGGCCTGCTCAACGTGCCCGGCATCGTCATGTCGATCTTCATTGGCCTGCTGCTGATCATCGTCATCGCCCTGCCGATCGTCTGGCGGCGGCTGCGTGGTAACAGGTGA
- a CDS encoding inner-membrane translocator has protein sequence MKAFLKYREIWLAAAIIVLIGLISTRFPAFADPGNLRQVFNDTSILMILALGQMVVILTRSIDLSMASNLCFTGMVVAMLNAAHPAIPIPLLIVIALIVGLVLGAINGLLVWRLNIPSIVVTLGTLTIYRGATFVLSGGAWVNADKMSPDFIGFQRAAFLGIPVLSWIAILVIGLFFILMTRTALGRSIYAIGVNPTASVYTGIDVGRTKFIVFCISGMIGGLAGYLWISRYVIASVEVANGYELNIIAACVIGGISIAGGIGSVGGAVLGALFLGIISNALPVINISPFWQMAISGSAIILAVVLNARGERQQGRIILRKMEAA, from the coding sequence ATGAAGGCTTTTCTGAAATACCGGGAGATCTGGCTGGCCGCGGCCATCATTGTGCTGATCGGCCTGATCTCGACACGTTTCCCAGCCTTTGCCGACCCCGGCAATCTGCGCCAGGTGTTCAACGACACCTCGATCCTGATGATCCTGGCGCTGGGACAGATGGTCGTCATCCTGACCCGCTCGATCGACCTGTCGATGGCCTCGAACCTGTGCTTCACCGGCATGGTGGTGGCGATGCTGAATGCCGCGCATCCGGCGATCCCGATCCCGCTGCTGATCGTCATCGCGCTCATCGTCGGGCTGGTGCTTGGGGCCATCAACGGCCTGCTGGTGTGGCGGCTGAACATCCCTTCGATCGTGGTGACGCTGGGCACACTCACCATCTATCGCGGCGCCACCTTCGTGCTGTCCGGCGGCGCCTGGGTCAATGCCGACAAGATGAGCCCGGATTTCATCGGCTTCCAGCGCGCCGCCTTCCTTGGCATTCCGGTGCTGTCGTGGATCGCCATCCTGGTCATCGGGCTGTTCTTCATCCTCATGACGCGCACGGCGCTTGGCCGCTCGATCTATGCGATCGGCGTCAATCCGACGGCATCGGTCTATACCGGCATCGATGTCGGCCGGACGAAATTCATCGTCTTCTGCATCTCCGGCATGATCGGTGGGCTGGCCGGCTATCTCTGGATCTCGCGCTATGTGATCGCCTCGGTCGAGGTCGCCAACGGCTATGAACTCAACATCATCGCCGCTTGCGTCATCGGCGGCATCTCGATCGCCGGCGGCATCGGCTCGGTCGGTGGCGCGGTGCTCGGCGCGCTGTTCCTCGGCATCATCTCCAATGCGCTGCCGGTCATCAACATCTCGCCGTTCTGGCAGATGGCGATTTCGGGCAGCGCCATCATCCTGGCCGTCGTGCTCAACGCACGCGGCGAACGCCAGCAGGGCCGCATCATCCTGAGAAAAATGGAGGCGGCATGA
- a CDS encoding ABC transporter — translation MDTTAHNGTVKEGPLASTPRLTLSGISKSFPGVRALHNVSLSLYPGQVTALIGENGAGKSTLVKIMTGIYQPDAGTIGIDGQAVTLPSAHAAFGHGVTAIHQETVLFDDLSVAENIFLGHAPRSRFGTIDWRTMRKNAREVLDTMHAGHIDADARLKDLGIANKHLVAVARAMSIDAQIVIMDEPTAALSMKEIEELFLLIEFLKSEGKAILFISHKFDEIYRIADRYTVFRDGEMVGEGLIKDASQSQIVRMMVGRSVDHIFPQRKAEIGAPVLSVAGLSHPTEFNDIGFELHKGEILGFYGLVGAGRSEVMQAISGITRTSGGTITLDGKAIAPKSAADSIEAGIVYVPEERGKQGVVIGLPIFQNVSLPSLKRTSKSGLLRLSEEFALARSYTERLDLRASSLSQDVGTLSGGNQQKIVIAKWLATAPKVIILDEPTKGIDIGSKAAVHGFMAELVAQGLSVIMVSSELPEILGMSDRVVVMREGLVAAVYDNKGLDAETLVRTAAGIAA, via the coding sequence ATGGACACGACAGCCCACAACGGCACGGTGAAGGAAGGGCCTTTGGCCTCCACGCCACGCCTGACGCTGTCCGGCATCTCAAAAAGCTTTCCCGGCGTGCGCGCGCTGCACAATGTCAGCCTGTCGCTCTATCCCGGCCAGGTGACGGCACTGATCGGCGAGAACGGCGCCGGCAAGTCGACGCTGGTCAAGATCATGACCGGCATCTACCAACCAGACGCCGGCACGATCGGCATTGACGGCCAGGCCGTCACTCTGCCCAGCGCGCATGCCGCCTTCGGCCATGGCGTCACCGCCATCCATCAGGAAACCGTGCTGTTCGACGATCTGAGCGTCGCCGAAAACATCTTTCTCGGCCATGCGCCGCGATCGCGTTTCGGCACCATCGACTGGCGCACCATGCGCAAAAATGCGCGCGAAGTGCTCGACACTATGCATGCCGGCCACATCGACGCCGATGCGCGGTTGAAGGACCTCGGCATCGCCAACAAGCATCTGGTCGCCGTTGCCCGCGCCATGTCGATCGACGCCCAGATCGTCATCATGGACGAGCCGACCGCCGCCCTATCGATGAAGGAGATCGAGGAGCTCTTCCTGCTGATCGAATTCCTCAAGAGCGAGGGCAAGGCGATCCTGTTCATCAGCCACAAGTTCGACGAGATCTATCGGATCGCCGACCGCTACACGGTGTTCCGCGATGGCGAGATGGTTGGCGAAGGCCTGATCAAGGACGCCAGCCAGAGCCAGATCGTGCGCATGATGGTCGGCCGCTCCGTCGATCATATCTTTCCGCAGCGCAAGGCCGAGATCGGCGCGCCGGTGCTCTCCGTCGCCGGCCTGTCGCACCCGACCGAGTTCAACGACATCGGCTTCGAGTTGCACAAGGGCGAGATCCTCGGCTTCTACGGTCTGGTCGGCGCCGGGCGCAGCGAGGTTATGCAAGCGATTTCAGGCATCACCCGCACGTCAGGCGGCACGATCACGCTGGACGGCAAGGCGATCGCGCCGAAATCGGCGGCGGATTCGATCGAGGCCGGCATCGTCTACGTGCCCGAGGAACGCGGCAAGCAAGGCGTGGTGATCGGCCTGCCGATCTTCCAGAACGTCTCGCTGCCGTCGCTCAAGCGCACCTCCAAGTCAGGCCTGCTGCGACTGTCGGAAGAGTTCGCGCTTGCCCGCTCCTACACCGAGCGGCTGGATCTGCGCGCCTCCTCGCTCAGCCAGGATGTCGGCACGCTGTCGGGCGGTAACCAGCAGAAAATCGTCATCGCCAAATGGCTGGCGACCGCGCCCAAGGTGATCATCCTCGACGAGCCGACCAAGGGCATCGACATTGGTTCCAAGGCCGCCGTGCACGGCTTCATGGCCGAGCTCGTCGCGCAGGGCCTGTCTGTGATCATGGTGTCGTCGGAACTACCCGAGATTCTCGGCATGTCCGACCGCGTCGTCGTCATGCGCGAAGGCCTTGTCGCGGCGGTCTATGACAATAAGGGGCTGGACGCCGAGACGCTGGTCCGGACGGCAGCGGGGATCGCGGCATGA
- a CDS encoding rhamnose ABC transporter, periplasmic rhamnose-binding protein produces the protein MSFLKKLMVTAAFSAAMFVNAAYAENVKIALVVKSLGNGFFDAANKGAEEAAKELGDVDIIYTGPTKATAEAQIEVVNSLIAQKVNAIAISANDADALVPVLKKAMERGITVISWDSGVAKEGRQLHLNPSDTGLIGETIIKLAADYLPEGGDVAILSASSTATNQNAWIDAAKKILPEKFPKIKLVATVYGDDDSAKSTDEAKGLLKSYPNLKAIIAPTTVGVVAAAQVVTDEKLIGKVNVTGLALPSEFKKFIDNGASQAVALWNPIDLGYSAVYLAHDLAVKKEEAKPGATLSIGRVGKVTLDDSNSAAMAPPFQFDKTNIEKFSKIY, from the coding sequence ATGAGCTTTCTGAAGAAATTGATGGTTACAGCGGCGTTTTCCGCCGCCATGTTCGTGAACGCAGCCTATGCCGAAAACGTCAAGATCGCACTGGTGGTGAAGTCGCTCGGCAACGGCTTCTTCGATGCCGCCAACAAGGGCGCCGAAGAGGCGGCCAAGGAACTCGGCGATGTCGACATCATCTACACCGGCCCGACCAAGGCGACCGCCGAAGCGCAGATCGAAGTGGTCAACTCGCTGATCGCGCAGAAGGTCAACGCCATCGCCATTTCGGCCAATGACGCCGACGCGCTGGTGCCGGTGCTGAAGAAGGCCATGGAGCGCGGCATCACCGTCATCTCCTGGGATTCGGGCGTCGCCAAGGAAGGCCGCCAGCTTCACCTCAACCCGTCCGACACCGGCCTGATCGGCGAGACCATCATCAAGCTTGCCGCCGACTATCTGCCGGAAGGCGGCGACGTCGCCATCCTGTCGGCCTCCTCGACCGCGACCAACCAGAATGCCTGGATCGACGCGGCCAAGAAAATCCTGCCGGAGAAGTTCCCCAAGATCAAGCTCGTCGCCACCGTCTATGGCGATGACGACTCGGCCAAGAGCACCGACGAAGCCAAGGGCCTGCTGAAGTCCTATCCGAACCTCAAGGCGATCATCGCGCCGACCACCGTCGGCGTCGTTGCCGCCGCCCAGGTCGTCACCGACGAGAAGCTGATCGGCAAGGTCAATGTCACCGGTCTCGCGCTACCGTCCGAGTTCAAGAAGTTCATCGACAACGGCGCTTCACAGGCCGTGGCTCTTTGGAACCCGATCGACCTCGGCTACTCGGCCGTCTACCTCGCCCATGATCTGGCGGTGAAGAAGGAAGAGGCCAAGCCAGGCGCCACGCTGTCGATCGGCCGTGTCGGCAAGGTCACGCTCGACGACTCGAACTCGGCTGCGATGGCTCCGCCCTTCCAGTTCGACAAGACCAACATCGAGAAGTTCTCCAAGATCTATTGA